A genomic segment from Verrucomicrobiaceae bacterium encodes:
- a CDS encoding transposase — protein sequence MRLRRGQEDQGRKRHALTDTNGLLLGVVVTPADVQDRDGAKLLLCMFCHGFLSLLMIFADGGYAGKLETFVQSMGQLFGHGASFALGIIKKLEDQKGFVVLPRRWVIERSFGWLVKQRRLTRDHEKNPRHHEAFVYLAFIGIMARRLTSLQPVEPFAG from the coding sequence CTGCGGTTACGACGCGGGCAAGAAGATCAGGGACGCAAGCGCCACGCGCTCACCGACACCAACGGCCTGCTGCTGGGCGTGGTGGTCACGCCCGCCGACGTGCAAGATCGTGACGGCGCAAAGCTGCTGTTGTGCATGTTTTGCCATGGCTTCCTGAGCCTGCTGATGATCTTTGCCGATGGTGGCTATGCCGGGAAGCTGGAGACCTTCGTGCAGAGCATGGGACAACTCTTCGGTCACGGAGCGAGTTTTGCCTTGGGGATCATCAAGAAGCTCGAAGACCAGAAGGGCTTCGTGGTGCTGCCGCGCCGCTGGGTCATCGAGCGCAGCTTTGGCTGGCTGGTGAAGCAACGCCGACTCACACGGGATCACGAGAAGAACCCGCGCCATCACGAAGCCTTTGTTTACCTCGCCTTCATCGGCATCATGGCCAGACGCCTCACCTCGTTACAACCTGTCGAACCTTTTGCCGGATAG
- a CDS encoding IS630 family transposase yields MAVQRIEQLTGIRLSESQCRRTMKRMGMSLKKSAPLPGKVDEQLQLEFYTQEMTPRLEQAAKGERKVFFVDAAHFVLGAFLGLIWCFARPFIKTAPGRQRYSVLGAVDSHSKEIITHRTTGNINAQSVCELLATIREKHPHIAITLIMDNARYQRCELVREQSQRLDIELLFLPAYSPNLNLIERLWKLVKKRCLTNRYYPTFTDFRHAIDDCLNTLNSTTEDLHSLLTLNFQFFSK; encoded by the coding sequence ATGGCTGTGCAACGCATTGAGCAACTCACCGGCATACGCCTTTCCGAGAGCCAGTGCCGCCGCACCATGAAGCGCATGGGCATGTCCTTGAAAAAGAGCGCTCCACTGCCGGGCAAGGTCGATGAGCAACTCCAGCTTGAGTTTTACACCCAGGAGATGACTCCGCGCCTTGAGCAAGCGGCCAAAGGTGAGCGCAAAGTGTTCTTCGTTGATGCCGCCCATTTTGTGCTCGGAGCCTTCCTTGGCCTCATCTGGTGCTTTGCACGCCCCTTCATCAAAACGGCCCCCGGGCGACAGCGCTACAGCGTGCTCGGAGCGGTGGACTCACACAGCAAAGAGATCATCACGCATCGGACCACGGGCAATATCAATGCGCAAAGTGTGTGTGAACTTCTTGCCACGATCCGAGAAAAGCATCCGCACATCGCCATCACTCTCATAATGGACAACGCACGCTACCAACGCTGTGAACTGGTGCGCGAGCAGTCCCAGAGACTGGATATCGAACTACTCTTCCTACCCGCCTACAGCCCCAATCTCAATCTTATCGAACGCCTGTGGAAGCTGGTCAAAAAGCGCTGCCTCACCAACCGCTACTACCCCACCTTCACCGACTTCCGCCACGCCATCGACGATTGCCTCAACACTCTAAACTCAACAACCGAGGACCTCCACTCTCTGCTCACCTTGAACTTTCAGTTCTTCTCAAAATGA
- a CDS encoding helix-turn-helix domain-containing protein: MIDLQLTAQQLQDIGEALEDSDIEQRFHHKLLVLRMHHEGASHGFIGRCLNISQPTLRTYLLEYQQGGLERVLEDRSYRPSSSLEPF, encoded by the coding sequence GTGATTGACCTCCAGCTTACAGCCCAACAGCTTCAAGACATCGGCGAAGCCCTTGAAGACAGCGACATCGAACAACGTTTTCACCACAAGCTGCTGGTGCTACGAATGCACCATGAAGGAGCAAGCCATGGCTTCATTGGGCGGTGCCTCAACATCAGCCAGCCCACCCTGCGCACCTATCTGCTAGAGTATCAGCAGGGCGGCCTTGAACGTGTGCTCGAAGATCGCAGCTACCGCCCCTCCAGCAGTCTTGAGCCCTTCTAG
- a CDS encoding transposase codes for MPAKPYQPAGYDSDLSDAEWELIKPIIYPAGAKRCRGRLRAPDSARICLDTIRYVLKTGSQWSMIPKNLAPRSTAHDALSKWTEQGLWPKLNDALRTQTRLMLKKTPCPAPLSSTAKASKAGSYRL; via the coding sequence ATGCCAGCCAAGCCCTATCAACCAGCCGGTTACGATTCTGATCTCAGCGATGCGGAATGGGAACTCATCAAGCCTATCATCTACCCGGCTGGCGCGAAGCGTTGTCGAGGCAGGCTGCGAGCTCCCGACTCCGCCCGAATCTGTCTGGACACCATCCGCTATGTGCTCAAAACGGGCTCTCAGTGGTCGATGATCCCCAAGAACCTCGCGCCCCGCAGCACCGCTCACGACGCCTTGAGTAAATGGACCGAGCAGGGCTTGTGGCCCAAGCTCAACGACGCCCTGCGCACCCAGACACGCCTGATGCTAAAAAAAACGCCATGCCCAGCGCCGCTGTCATCGACAGCCAAAGCGTCAAAGGCGGGCAGCTACCGGCTGTGA
- a CDS encoding GNAT family N-acetyltransferase: MIIRVTPKIHLSAITAADEADLTAHLQDPDVSRHMLLLPHPYTPELARKWIEHAAGDVQRNGRQTIWAIREASGRMIGEIELHAGLPAREHVSDLGYWLAKPYWGRGIMTAVVKTMVEIAFREFGVRRITAPIFALNIASARVLEKNGFLVEAPLLRRAYQRHGQFYDATLYALVRD; the protein is encoded by the coding sequence ATGATCATCCGCGTCACTCCCAAAATCCATCTCAGTGCCATCACGGCGGCGGACGAAGCCGATCTCACAGCGCATCTGCAAGATCCCGACGTGAGCCGCCACATGCTTCTCCTGCCGCATCCCTACACGCCCGAATTGGCGCGGAAGTGGATCGAGCACGCGGCAGGAGATGTGCAGCGAAACGGTCGCCAAACGATCTGGGCCATTCGGGAGGCATCGGGCCGCATGATCGGCGAAATCGAGCTGCATGCGGGTTTGCCTGCTCGCGAGCATGTGTCTGACCTCGGCTATTGGCTCGCAAAACCTTACTGGGGGCGCGGCATCATGACCGCCGTGGTCAAAACCATGGTCGAAATCGCCTTCCGCGAGTTCGGCGTGCGGCGCATCACCGCGCCCATCTTCGCGCTGAACATCGCCTCAGCCCGTGTGCTGGAGAAAAACGGCTTTCTCGTCGAAGCCCCTCTTCTGCGACGTGCCTACCAGCGCCACGGCCAGTTTTACGACGCTACGCTCTACGCCCTCGTGCGGGACTAA